A stretch of the Streptomyces sp. WMMB303 genome encodes the following:
- a CDS encoding arginine repressor, with translation MTEEQHGGQAVPQTRTARHRRIVDILSRQPVRSQSQLAKLLADDGLTVTQATLSRDLDELGAVKIRNTGGELIYAVPAEGGDPTPRAPLGESATEARMARLAGELLISAEASANLVVLRTPPGAAQFLASAIDQAGVHEIIGTIAGDDTLLLISRDAEGGQALADHLLALAQKER, from the coding sequence ATGACCGAGGAGCAGCACGGGGGACAGGCCGTCCCGCAGACCCGGACGGCCCGGCACCGCCGCATCGTCGACATTCTCAGCAGGCAGCCGGTCCGCTCGCAGAGCCAGCTCGCCAAGCTTCTGGCCGACGACGGGCTCACGGTCACCCAGGCCACCCTCTCCCGGGACCTCGACGAGCTGGGCGCCGTCAAGATCCGCAACACCGGGGGCGAGCTGATCTACGCGGTCCCCGCCGAGGGCGGGGACCCCACCCCGCGGGCTCCGCTGGGCGAGTCGGCCACCGAGGCCCGGATGGCCCGGCTGGCCGGCGAACTCCTCATCTCCGCCGAGGCGTCCGCCAACCTCGTCGTCCTGCGCACCCCGCCGGGCGCCGCGCAGTTCCTCGCCTCGGCCATCGACCAGGCCGGGGTGCACGAGATCATCGGCACCATCGCCGGTGACGACACCCTGCTGCTGATCAGCCGGGACGCCGAGGGCGGCCAGGCGCTGGCCGACCATCTGCTGGCGCTGGCGCAGAAGGAGCGCTGA
- a CDS encoding alpha/beta hydrolase gives MRFTSEQPLGDGVLEREFTLDGIPGILWTPATAAAPAPVPLILLGHPTLGLRRMYPRLAARARHAAADGFATATVELPGSGDRPRLPVLEQARAGLRRAKEAGSPVDEEIIDALVLPLVEEAVPEWRAALDALLALPGIGGPVGYSGGVISIGIRLAAVEPRIAAAGLFAGSLIPRVMFEEARRVTVPLHVLLQWDDEGNDRQAALDLFDAFGSEEKSLHANMGGHTGVPEFAGEAAARFFTRHLK, from the coding sequence ATGCGTTTCACTTCCGAACAGCCCCTCGGTGACGGCGTCCTCGAACGCGAATTCACCCTCGACGGGATCCCCGGCATCCTGTGGACCCCGGCCACCGCCGCCGCCCCCGCACCGGTCCCGCTGATCCTGCTGGGCCACCCCACGCTCGGACTGCGCAGGATGTACCCGCGGTTGGCGGCGCGGGCCCGGCACGCCGCGGCGGACGGATTCGCCACGGCCACCGTCGAACTCCCCGGCAGCGGCGACCGGCCCCGCCTGCCCGTCCTCGAACAGGCCCGCGCCGGCCTGCGCCGGGCCAAGGAGGCCGGTAGTCCGGTCGACGAGGAGATCATCGACGCCCTCGTCCTCCCGCTCGTCGAGGAGGCCGTCCCGGAATGGCGGGCCGCCCTGGACGCCCTGCTGGCGCTGCCCGGGATCGGCGGCCCGGTCGGGTATTCGGGGGGAGTGATCTCCATCGGCATCCGCCTCGCCGCCGTCGAGCCGCGCATCGCCGCAGCCGGCCTCTTCGCCGGGAGCCTCATTCCGCGCGTCATGTTCGAGGAGGCCCGGCGGGTCACCGTTCCGCTGCACGTCCTGTTGCAGTGGGACGACGAGGGCAACGACCGCCAGGCGGCCCTGGACCTGTTCGACGCCTTCGGCTCCGAGGAGAAGTCCCTGCACGCCAACATGGGCGGCCACACCGGCGTCCCGGAGTTCGCCGGGGAGGCCGCGGCCCGGTTCTTCACCCGCCACCTGAAGTGA
- the argC gene encoding N-acetyl-gamma-glutamyl-phosphate reductase gives MAVRTAVAGASGYAGGEVLRLLAGHPQVEVGALTGNSNAGQRFGALQPHLGPYTDRVLEETTAELLRGHDVVFLALPHGQSAAVAEQLGDETLIVDCGADFRLADAAAWERFYGTPHAGTWPYGLPELPGARAALRGTRRIAVPGCYPTAVSLALAPAYTAGLAEPEAVVVAATGTSGAGKALKPHLLGSEVMGSMSPYGVGGTHRHTPEMVQNLSAAAGRRVTVSFTPTLAPMPRGILATCSAKAAPGATAEQVRAAYEKAYQDEPFVTLLPEGQWPATASVQGSNAVHLQVALDPEADRIVVVSAIDNLTKGTAGGAVQSMNIALGLDEGLGLSTIGVAP, from the coding sequence ATGGCAGTGCGCACGGCAGTGGCGGGAGCGAGCGGGTACGCGGGGGGCGAGGTGCTGCGCCTGCTCGCCGGGCATCCGCAGGTCGAGGTCGGGGCCCTGACCGGGAACAGCAACGCCGGGCAGCGGTTCGGCGCACTCCAGCCGCACCTGGGCCCGTACACCGACCGGGTACTGGAGGAGACCACGGCGGAGCTGCTGCGCGGCCACGACGTGGTCTTCCTCGCCCTCCCGCACGGGCAGTCGGCGGCCGTCGCCGAACAGCTCGGCGACGAGACGCTGATCGTCGACTGCGGCGCGGACTTCCGGCTCGCCGACGCCGCCGCCTGGGAGCGCTTCTACGGCACCCCGCACGCCGGCACCTGGCCCTACGGCCTGCCGGAACTCCCCGGAGCGCGTGCGGCGCTGCGCGGCACCCGGCGGATCGCCGTCCCCGGCTGCTACCCCACCGCCGTCTCCCTCGCGCTCGCGCCCGCCTACACGGCCGGCCTCGCCGAACCGGAGGCCGTGGTCGTCGCGGCGACCGGCACCTCCGGCGCGGGCAAGGCACTCAAACCGCACCTGCTCGGCAGCGAGGTCATGGGCTCCATGAGCCCGTACGGGGTCGGCGGCACCCACCGGCACACCCCCGAGATGGTCCAGAACCTCTCGGCGGCCGCCGGACGCCGGGTCACCGTCTCCTTCACCCCGACGCTCGCCCCGATGCCGCGCGGCATCCTCGCCACCTGCTCCGCCAAGGCCGCCCCCGGCGCCACCGCCGAGCAGGTGCGGGCCGCCTACGAGAAGGCGTACCAGGACGAGCCCTTCGTCACCCTGCTCCCGGAAGGGCAGTGGCCCGCCACCGCCTCCGTCCAGGGCTCCAACGCGGTACACCTCCAGGTCGCCCTGGACCCGGAGGCGGACCGGATCGTCGTCGTCAGCGCGATCGACAACCTCACCAAGGGCACCGCGGGGGGTGCCGTGCAGAGCATGAACATCGCCCTCGGCCTGGACGAGGGACTGGGACTTTCCACGATCGGAGTCGCACCATGA
- a CDS encoding winged helix DNA-binding protein, whose product MSNGAPGPTPGFLVWRLANKWRVAVDRAVAPLGLTHAQYCLVASLYGMQRTGERPSQRRLADHTGLEALYVSKLARALGSAGLIKRTRDPRDPRAVQLSLTEQGRDVTREAIAVVQQLLQQLLEPLGGLGGPRTEAFTDELTTLLDVPLAPPAPDDVAPRSDGTTQRRAP is encoded by the coding sequence ATGAGCAACGGCGCACCGGGGCCCACGCCCGGTTTTCTGGTATGGCGGCTCGCCAACAAGTGGCGGGTCGCAGTTGATCGCGCGGTGGCTCCGCTGGGTCTCACCCACGCGCAGTACTGCCTGGTCGCGTCGCTGTACGGCATGCAGCGGACCGGCGAGCGGCCCAGTCAACGCCGGCTCGCCGACCACACCGGCCTGGAGGCACTGTACGTCTCGAAGCTGGCGCGGGCCCTGGGGTCGGCCGGGCTGATCAAGCGCACCCGCGATCCCCGCGACCCCCGCGCCGTACAGCTCTCCCTCACCGAGCAGGGCCGAGACGTCACCCGGGAGGCCATCGCGGTGGTCCAGCAACTGCTTCAACAGCTGCTGGAGCCGCTCGGCGGCCTCGGCGGCCCGCGAACGGAAGCGTTCACCGACGAGCTGACGACCCTGCTCGACGTACCTCTCGCACCACCCGCGCCGGACGACGTCGCCCCTCGGAGCGACGGCACCACACAGAGGAGAGCACCATGA
- a CDS encoding Twin-arginine translocation pathway signal yields MTPHTASAGGNDALRAARLKRGWRSQEAAAKGVSAAGREALDDLHFEVAPRTWRRWESARPGWPRDDYAVALHAAFGRWPEDLGFEAPEDWHREERHATGDDVKRHAFVSVTAAALTAGPTPSRHVDPALITYFQEQLEGHYRADMLLGPHDLIGTVSAQYELIDRLVRVAQGEARRGLLRVGAAYAALVGWLYQDAGDMGAAAFWRGMTQEIALRSRDPHLVGYSLVNQAQVRTDLLDGHGVVDLCETALENQRALAPKVRVMALQQQAHGASLTGDRQAVDTLIDQASGLLSRVDDDLPWGNACRRTPNYLEVQRATCYGRLGLGREAGALWRQVLDEVPATARRDRGVYLARQATAAAAAQDPDQAVEVAREAARIAMDTRSVRMRRELDTLQRAMKPWQDAPTGQDLAEALAPVDERG; encoded by the coding sequence ATGACACCTCACACTGCATCCGCAGGCGGCAACGACGCTCTGCGGGCAGCCCGGCTCAAACGTGGCTGGCGCTCGCAGGAAGCAGCGGCGAAAGGGGTTTCGGCGGCAGGTCGCGAGGCATTGGACGACCTGCACTTCGAGGTGGCGCCCCGCACTTGGCGTCGCTGGGAATCCGCCCGACCGGGCTGGCCGCGGGACGACTACGCCGTCGCCCTTCATGCCGCCTTCGGGCGCTGGCCCGAAGACCTCGGCTTCGAAGCGCCGGAGGACTGGCATCGCGAGGAACGCCACGCCACGGGCGATGACGTGAAGCGGCACGCGTTCGTCTCGGTCACGGCGGCAGCGCTCACGGCCGGCCCGACACCCTCCCGGCACGTCGACCCCGCACTGATCACCTACTTCCAGGAGCAGTTGGAAGGCCACTACCGGGCCGACATGCTCTTGGGGCCGCACGACTTGATCGGCACGGTCTCAGCCCAGTACGAACTGATCGACCGCCTGGTACGCGTTGCTCAGGGAGAGGCCCGTCGCGGACTGCTACGGGTAGGTGCCGCCTACGCCGCCCTGGTCGGCTGGCTCTACCAAGATGCCGGCGACATGGGGGCTGCGGCGTTCTGGCGGGGAATGACACAGGAGATCGCGCTGCGATCCCGCGATCCGCACTTGGTCGGCTACTCCCTCGTCAACCAGGCACAGGTGCGCACCGACCTGCTCGACGGTCACGGAGTCGTGGACCTGTGTGAGACCGCGCTGGAGAACCAGCGCGCCTTGGCACCGAAGGTGCGGGTCATGGCCCTTCAGCAGCAGGCCCACGGGGCCAGCCTCACCGGCGATCGGCAAGCCGTCGACACGCTGATCGACCAGGCGTCCGGCCTGCTCTCCCGTGTGGACGACGACTTGCCCTGGGGGAACGCCTGTCGCCGCACACCTAACTACCTGGAGGTCCAGCGCGCCACTTGCTACGGCCGGCTCGGGCTCGGCCGGGAAGCGGGGGCATTGTGGAGGCAGGTGCTGGACGAAGTTCCGGCCACGGCGCGACGCGACCGAGGCGTCTACCTCGCCCGGCAGGCAACAGCCGCCGCTGCGGCGCAGGACCCGGACCAGGCCGTCGAGGTGGCCCGGGAGGCGGCGCGGATCGCGATGGACACGCGCTCGGTGCGGATGCGCCGGGAGTTGGACACCCTTCAGCGTGCCATGAAGCCGTGGCAGGATGCGCCCACCGGCCAGGATCTAGCCGAAGCCCTGGCTCCCGTGGACGAGAGGGGATGA
- a CDS encoding 4a-hydroxytetrahydrobiopterin dehydratase has translation MPQVLSEQEITEHLEELPGWQRSGDEITRSYGIRYHGGVAMIVHVADVERLIGHHADIDLRWDHVRFAITTHDAGHKLTSSDFGLAARIDRIAAAHDAQPR, from the coding sequence ATGCCGCAGGTGCTGTCCGAACAGGAGATCACTGAGCACCTGGAAGAGCTACCGGGCTGGCAGCGTTCCGGCGACGAGATCACCCGTAGCTACGGCATCCGCTACCACGGCGGCGTCGCGATGATCGTGCATGTTGCTGACGTTGAACGGCTGATCGGCCATCACGCGGACATCGATCTGCGCTGGGATCATGTGCGTTTCGCCATCACCACGCATGACGCCGGTCACAAGCTGACCTCGTCCGATTTCGGTCTCGCCGCGCGGATCGATCGGATCGCGGCAGCTCACGACGCCCAGCCGCGGTAA
- a CDS encoding DUF488 family protein translates to MAAEKKPKIRVRRVYEAPEPAADGARVLVDRLWPRGLRKEEAALDAWCKQVAPSAELRKWYGHTPERFAGFAERYRAELATDAGAEGLDELLRAASGARVLTLLTASKDLSLAHTRVLEEVLGESG, encoded by the coding sequence ATGGCTGCCGAGAAGAAGCCGAAGATCCGGGTCCGCCGCGTCTACGAGGCGCCCGAGCCCGCCGCGGACGGCGCCCGCGTCCTCGTGGACCGCCTCTGGCCGCGCGGGCTGCGCAAGGAGGAGGCCGCACTGGACGCCTGGTGCAAACAGGTCGCCCCCAGCGCCGAGCTGCGCAAGTGGTACGGACACACCCCGGAGCGCTTCGCGGGGTTCGCCGAGCGCTACCGCGCCGAGCTGGCCACGGATGCGGGCGCCGAGGGCCTCGACGAACTCCTCCGGGCGGCCTCCGGCGCCCGGGTGCTCACCCTGCTGACGGCTTCGAAGGACCTCTCGCTCGCCCACACCCGGGTACTGGAGGAGGTGCTGGGCGAGTCAGGCTGA
- the argJ gene encoding bifunctional glutamate N-acetyltransferase/amino-acid acetyltransferase ArgJ, producing MSVTAAGGFTAAGIAAGIKQSGTPDLALVVNTGPRQAAAGVFTANRVKAAPVLWSEQVLKGGRVSAVILNSGGANACTGAPGFQDTHATAEKTAAALTSATGTEHSAAEIAVASTGLIGERLPMDALLPGVEAATAALSAHGGEKAALAIKTTDTVHKTAVVSDPAGWTVGGMAKGAGMLAPGLATMLVVLTTDADLPAAELDAALRAATRTTFDRIDSDGAMSTNDTVLLLASGASGVRPEAAGFAEAVRAVCADLGQQLIRDAEGASKDIRIEVVGAADEDEAVTVGRTIARNNLLKCAVHGEDPNWGRVLAAIGTTDAVFDPDALDVSINGVRVCRGGSVGEDRNKVDMRFREVRITADLHAGAASAVIWTNDLTADYVHENSAYSS from the coding sequence ATGAGCGTCACAGCGGCCGGCGGATTCACGGCCGCGGGCATCGCCGCCGGAATCAAGCAGAGCGGGACCCCCGACCTCGCGCTCGTCGTCAACACCGGACCGCGCCAGGCCGCGGCCGGAGTCTTCACCGCCAACCGCGTCAAGGCGGCGCCGGTGCTCTGGTCCGAGCAGGTGCTCAAGGGCGGCCGGGTCTCCGCCGTCATCCTCAACTCCGGCGGCGCCAACGCCTGCACGGGCGCACCCGGCTTCCAGGACACCCACGCCACCGCGGAGAAGACCGCCGCGGCGCTGACCTCCGCCACCGGCACCGAGCACAGCGCCGCCGAGATCGCCGTCGCCTCCACCGGGCTGATCGGGGAGCGGCTGCCGATGGACGCGCTGCTGCCCGGAGTCGAGGCCGCCACCGCCGCGCTCTCCGCGCACGGCGGCGAGAAGGCCGCCCTCGCCATCAAGACGACCGACACCGTGCACAAGACCGCGGTCGTCTCCGACCCCGCGGGCTGGACGGTGGGCGGGATGGCCAAGGGCGCGGGCATGCTCGCGCCGGGCCTGGCCACCATGCTCGTCGTGCTGACCACCGACGCCGACCTGCCGGCGGCGGAACTGGACGCGGCGCTGCGCGCCGCCACCCGCACCACCTTCGACCGGATCGACTCCGACGGCGCCATGTCCACCAACGACACGGTGCTGCTGCTCGCCTCCGGCGCGAGCGGCGTGCGGCCGGAGGCGGCCGGGTTCGCCGAGGCGGTCCGCGCGGTCTGCGCCGACCTGGGGCAGCAGCTCATCCGGGACGCCGAGGGCGCCTCCAAGGACATCCGGATCGAGGTGGTCGGCGCGGCCGACGAGGACGAGGCCGTCACGGTGGGCCGCACCATCGCGCGCAACAACCTCCTCAAGTGCGCCGTGCACGGTGAGGACCCCAACTGGGGCCGGGTGCTGGCCGCCATCGGTACCACCGACGCGGTCTTCGACCCCGACGCGCTGGACGTGTCCATCAACGGGGTGCGGGTCTGCCGCGGCGGCTCGGTCGGCGAGGACCGGAACAAGGTCGACATGCGCTTCCGCGAGGTCCGCATCACCGCCGACCTGCACGCCGGAGCCGCGTCCGCCGTCATCTGGACCAACGATCTGACGGCCGACTACGTCCACGAGAACAGCGCGTACTCGTCATGA
- a CDS encoding MarR family transcriptional regulator, translated as MTTTAPAADARMLGLAHHAARGVLEHVLARHGLTFEQQVTLRTLVTAGTPLTADDVVARVRDSLKADPVGIHATLDELLAEQSIVADGAHLLPTDAGREVLAAVGAETAPLSARIWDGISAEDLAAAGRVLTLVTERADAQLAKLTA; from the coding sequence ATGACCACCACGGCACCCGCGGCCGACGCCCGCATGCTCGGCCTGGCCCACCACGCCGCCCGCGGCGTCCTGGAACATGTCCTGGCCCGGCACGGCCTCACGTTCGAGCAGCAGGTGACCCTGCGCACCCTCGTCACCGCCGGTACTCCGCTGACGGCGGACGACGTCGTCGCCCGGGTCCGGGACTCTCTCAAGGCCGATCCGGTCGGCATCCACGCCACTCTCGACGAACTGCTGGCCGAACAGTCGATCGTCGCGGACGGCGCACACCTTCTCCCCACGGATGCGGGGCGGGAGGTGCTCGCCGCCGTCGGAGCGGAAACCGCCCCCCTCTCCGCCCGCATCTGGGACGGGATATCCGCCGAGGATCTGGCGGCCGCCGGCCGCGTCCTCACTCTGGTCACCGAGCGGGCCGACGCGCAGCTCGCAAAGCTGACGGCCTGA
- a CDS encoding dihydrofolate reductase family protein: protein MSELLVDFITSLDGHASGQGWPGFWGLEGPEYLTWLGEQPAATYLMGANTYRLMSGFAAGGVPNGQDEFRPEEEASVDELTQASKVVFSSSLKEPLTWANSTLVRDDAVEAVRAMKSSGSGLLSTIGSLGLCRSLLRAGLVDRFRVVMFPVITGVTGEERIYDGYPDVALEMIEHRTFDGRIQLVEYKPRVLEHPPLGVPA, encoded by the coding sequence ATGTCGGAGCTTCTCGTCGACTTCATCACCTCCCTCGACGGCCATGCATCGGGACAGGGATGGCCCGGCTTCTGGGGCCTCGAGGGCCCGGAGTACCTCACCTGGCTCGGCGAGCAGCCCGCGGCCACCTACCTGATGGGAGCGAACACCTACCGCCTGATGTCGGGCTTCGCCGCAGGCGGGGTCCCGAACGGCCAAGACGAGTTCAGACCCGAAGAAGAGGCGTCCGTCGACGAGCTCACGCAAGCGTCCAAGGTGGTGTTCTCCTCCTCGCTCAAGGAGCCACTGACGTGGGCCAACTCGACGCTCGTCCGCGACGACGCCGTCGAGGCGGTCCGCGCCATGAAGTCGAGTGGCTCGGGGCTCCTCAGCACGATCGGCAGCCTCGGCCTGTGCCGGTCCCTGCTACGTGCCGGACTCGTCGACCGCTTCCGGGTCGTGATGTTCCCGGTGATCACCGGGGTCACAGGCGAAGAACGCATCTACGACGGCTATCCGGACGTTGCCCTCGAGATGATCGAACACCGCACCTTCGACGGCCGCATCCAGCTGGTCGAGTACAAGCCCCGCGTGCTCGAGCACCCGCCGCTCGGCGTCCCTGCGTGA
- the argB gene encoding acetylglutamate kinase has translation MSTRKPSTRKHTALPKAQTLVEALPWLTRHHGKTVVIKFGGNAMVDEELKAAFAQDVVFLRHAGLRPVVVHGGGPQISRQLDRLGLESQFRAGLRVTTPETMDVVRMVLAGQVQRELVNLLNQHGPLAVGMTGEDARIMAATKHLAEVDGEPVDLGRVGRISSVETGAIEALLADGRIPVISSIARSADDDHVYNVNADTAAAALAAALGAETLMVLTDVEGLYADWPNSDDVISELTAAELEKLLPDLASGMVPKMEGCLHAVRNGVHTARVLDGRVPHSILLEIFTDEGIGTMVVPDAVPAPRHTPPGAPLTVDDDAEGPA, from the coding sequence ATGAGCACCCGGAAGCCGAGCACCCGCAAGCACACCGCGCTGCCCAAGGCGCAGACCCTCGTCGAGGCGCTGCCCTGGCTGACCCGGCACCACGGAAAGACCGTCGTCATCAAGTTCGGCGGGAACGCGATGGTGGACGAGGAGCTGAAGGCGGCCTTCGCGCAGGACGTCGTCTTCCTGCGGCACGCCGGGCTGCGCCCCGTGGTCGTGCACGGCGGGGGCCCGCAGATCAGCAGGCAGCTCGACCGGCTCGGACTGGAGTCGCAGTTCCGCGCCGGTCTGCGGGTGACCACGCCCGAGACCATGGACGTCGTACGGATGGTGCTGGCGGGCCAGGTCCAGCGCGAGCTGGTCAACCTGCTCAACCAGCACGGCCCGCTGGCCGTCGGGATGACCGGCGAGGACGCCCGCATCATGGCGGCGACCAAGCATCTGGCCGAGGTCGATGGCGAGCCCGTCGACCTCGGCCGGGTGGGCCGGATCAGCTCCGTGGAGACGGGGGCGATCGAGGCGCTGCTGGCGGACGGCCGGATCCCGGTGATCTCCTCGATCGCCCGCAGCGCGGACGACGACCACGTCTACAACGTCAACGCCGACACCGCCGCCGCCGCGCTCGCCGCGGCGCTGGGGGCCGAGACGCTGATGGTCCTCACCGACGTGGAGGGCCTGTACGCGGACTGGCCGAACAGCGACGACGTGATCAGCGAGTTGACCGCCGCGGAGCTGGAGAAGCTGCTGCCGGACCTGGCGAGCGGGATGGTGCCCAAGATGGAGGGCTGCCTGCACGCCGTACGCAACGGAGTGCACACCGCCCGGGTGCTGGACGGCCGGGTGCCGCACTCCATCCTGCTGGAGATCTTCACCGACGAGGGCATCGGCACGATGGTCGTGCCCGACGCCGTTCCCGCGCCGCGGCACACTCCGCCCGGCGCGCCGCTGACCGTGGACGACGACGCGGAGGGCCCCGCATGA
- a CDS encoding bile acid:sodium symporter family protein, with translation MRTGQQNTPPDSDDSPETAAEQRGARRAVTLFPLLVLLAGALGLLSPGSFTGGAEAVPYLLGVVMFCMGLTMTMPDFRSVVRRPWAVALGLAAQYLVMPGLGWLVAQGLGLSPQLAAGLILVGCSPGGTASNVVTYLARGDVALSVSVTSVSTFVAPLLTPPLTLFLAGEFLPVDTGSMVGDIVKTVLLPVLGGLLVRLLAGRAVERALPALPWLSTATIAVIVTIVVAGSAGTIKSAAALVFLAVVLHNGLGLALGYAVGRLSRLGEPAGRALAFEVGMQNSGLAASLAAAHFSPLAALPAAVFSVWHNVSGALAAAWFAHRDRSATARSASPESTGAGRPADSGATDPGGPADAVPADPADGADGPEPAAGPRTAD, from the coding sequence GTGCGAACCGGACAGCAGAACACCCCGCCCGACTCCGACGACTCCCCCGAGACGGCCGCCGAGCAACGCGGAGCGCGCCGTGCAGTGACGCTCTTCCCGCTCCTGGTCCTGCTCGCGGGCGCGCTCGGCCTGCTCAGCCCCGGCAGCTTCACGGGCGGCGCCGAGGCGGTGCCCTACCTGCTCGGGGTCGTGATGTTCTGCATGGGGCTGACGATGACGATGCCGGACTTCCGGAGCGTCGTCCGCCGCCCCTGGGCGGTCGCGCTGGGACTGGCCGCCCAGTACCTCGTGATGCCGGGACTGGGCTGGCTGGTCGCCCAGGGCCTGGGCCTGTCCCCGCAGCTCGCCGCCGGGCTGATCCTGGTCGGCTGCTCACCGGGCGGGACGGCGTCGAACGTCGTGACGTATCTGGCGCGCGGCGACGTGGCACTCTCGGTCTCGGTCACCTCGGTCTCCACCTTCGTCGCGCCACTGCTGACCCCGCCGCTCACGCTGTTCCTCGCGGGCGAGTTCCTGCCCGTGGACACCGGCTCGATGGTCGGCGACATCGTCAAGACGGTGCTGCTGCCGGTCCTCGGCGGGCTGCTGGTCCGGCTGCTCGCCGGGCGCGCCGTCGAACGGGCGCTGCCCGCGCTGCCCTGGCTGTCGACGGCGACCATCGCGGTCATCGTCACCATCGTGGTGGCGGGCAGCGCGGGCACCATCAAGTCGGCGGCGGCGCTGGTGTTCCTGGCGGTGGTGTTGCACAACGGCCTGGGCCTGGCGCTCGGTTACGCCGTGGGGCGGCTGTCCCGGCTCGGCGAACCGGCCGGGCGCGCGCTGGCCTTCGAGGTCGGCATGCAGAACTCGGGGCTCGCCGCCTCGCTGGCCGCGGCCCACTTCAGTCCGCTCGCGGCGCTGCCGGCCGCCGTCTTCTCCGTGTGGCACAACGTCTCGGGCGCGCTGGCCGCCGCCTGGTTCGCCCACCGCGACCGGAGCGCCACGGCCCGGAGCGCATCGCCGGAGAGCACCGGCGCGGGCCGCCCGGCAGACTCCGGAGCGACGGACCCGGGCGGCCCGGCGGATGCCGTCCCGGCGGATCCAGCGGACGGAGCCGACGGCCCGGAGCCGGCCGCCGGGCCGCGCACCGCGGACTGA
- a CDS encoding acetylornithine transaminase, translating into MTITHDNSALTGRWQGALMNNYGTPRIPLTHGEGSRLWDAEGKQYLDFVGGIAVNALGTAHPAVVRAVSDQVATLGHVSNLFIAEPPVLLAEKLLEVAGRPGRVYFANSGAEAVEAAFKIGRRTGRSGMVATHGGFHGRTMGALALTGQPGKQDPFRPLPGEVTHVPYGDAEALRAAVTEDTAFVIIEPVQGENGVVVPPEGYLAAAREITAATGTLLVLDEIQTGIGRTGHWLACQAEGVEPDVITLAKGLGGGLPLGAVLAFGAAAELLEPGQHGSTFGGNPIACAAGLAVLETIAAEGLLDHVKRVAARLREGVAGLGHPMVAQVRGAGLLLGIVLTEPVAPRAQQAAQDAGFLVNAVAPDVLRLAPPLIVGEEEVDALVSALPAVLDAAASGATAGRG; encoded by the coding sequence ATGACCATCACGCACGACAACTCCGCCCTCACCGGCCGGTGGCAGGGCGCCCTGATGAACAACTACGGCACCCCACGCATCCCCCTCACCCACGGCGAGGGCAGCAGGCTGTGGGACGCCGAGGGCAAGCAGTACCTCGACTTCGTCGGCGGCATCGCCGTCAACGCGCTCGGCACCGCCCACCCCGCGGTCGTACGGGCCGTCTCCGATCAGGTCGCCACGCTCGGCCACGTCTCCAACCTCTTCATCGCCGAGCCGCCGGTGCTGCTCGCCGAGAAGCTGCTGGAGGTCGCGGGCCGGCCGGGGCGGGTCTACTTCGCCAACTCCGGGGCCGAGGCCGTCGAAGCCGCCTTCAAGATCGGACGGCGCACCGGCCGCTCGGGGATGGTCGCCACTCACGGCGGCTTCCACGGCCGCACCATGGGGGCCCTCGCGTTGACCGGCCAGCCCGGCAAGCAGGATCCTTTCCGGCCGCTGCCCGGTGAGGTCACCCACGTGCCCTACGGCGACGCGGAGGCGCTGCGCGCGGCGGTCACCGAGGACACGGCCTTCGTGATCATCGAGCCGGTCCAGGGCGAGAACGGCGTCGTCGTCCCGCCCGAGGGCTATCTGGCCGCGGCCCGCGAGATCACCGCGGCCACCGGCACGCTGCTGGTGCTGGACGAGATCCAGACCGGCATCGGCCGGACGGGACACTGGCTGGCCTGCCAGGCCGAGGGCGTCGAGCCGGACGTGATCACGCTCGCCAAGGGGCTGGGCGGCGGGCTGCCGCTCGGCGCCGTGCTGGCCTTCGGAGCCGCGGCCGAACTGCTGGAGCCCGGCCAGCACGGCTCCACCTTCGGCGGCAACCCCATCGCCTGCGCCGCCGGGCTCGCCGTACTGGAGACCATCGCGGCCGAGGGGCTGCTCGACCACGTCAAGCGGGTCGCCGCGCGGCTGCGCGAGGGCGTCGCCGGGCTGGGCCATCCCATGGTCGCGCAGGTCCGCGGTGCGGGGCTGCTGCTGGGTATCGTGCTCACCGAGCCGGTCGCGCCGCGCGCGCAGCAGGCGGCGCAGGACGCGGGCTTCCTGGTGAACGCGGTCGCTCCGGACGTCCTCCGGCTCGCTCCGCCGCTGATCGTCGGCGAGGAGGAGGTGGACGCGCTCGTCAGCGCGCTGCCCGCCGTCCTCGACGCGGCAGCGTCCGGCGCCACGGCCGGCAGAGGATGA